The Microcoleus sp. FACHB-672 sequence TCATCTTCCACCAAGCGCCGTTCCTGAGCAACGGCTAAGTGAGTTGGCAGAACTATTAAGGCACTGAGACACAACCCGATTCCGAGAACAGCCGGCAAACCAGTTTTTGCAAGATTCATGGTCGTGCTTATCAACTCCACTGTTAGTTATGCAGCAGTTTTACTTTAACCGGCACGACTTACACTCAAACTCGGATGCAATATGCTGTAATATTTTGTTTGTAAATGTCTTTGATGGCAGCGGCAATGTGCGGTGTAGATGCACCGGAAACGGATCAGCCACTCGGCATAAAATCACGCGATAAACTAAGAGAATTATTGAAGAACGGAAAAGTAGAATTCTATGCAATTGAGCAAGACCGCTACGGGCGCACAATCGCGGAGCTTGCAGTGACGACCGGCGACCCCAAAGAAATCTTCGTGAATGAAAAGATGGTCAGCCTCGGCATGGCCTACCATTACGCGAAATATTCAGGTAATTGTCCAAATAAAGCAGCGATAGAAGCAGCCGAAGAAGTTGCGCGAACAGGCCGGTTTGGCGTGTGGAGAACTGCCGGCGCGGTAAAGCCTTGGGACTATAGAAAAACTCAAAATTAGAACGTCAGATAAATTGTCCATCAGAGAGCGATCAAGGCTGCCCTAAGTTTTGTCCATTCATATCGAGTTACCCAATGAGCCGAAAAACTCCTAAAACAAAGGAAAAAATTGCCCAACTTATAGCCAGCTTGCCTAGCGATAGCCTCCGACAGCAGGCTAAGACGCCGGCTCAGATAGAAGAATGGGAGAAGCAGCGAAAAACCCAGCTTCTTGTAGCTGAGTGCTGGAGAGCTAAATATTTAAAAAAGGGATATTACCCAGTAGATGAGGCTTTAGATCGGCAAGAAATTTGTCAGCGAAAAGCTGACTTAATTAACTGCTGTGTTAATGAGTACAAAGCTTTGTGGGAACTTTGCAAGGTCGCCGAAAAATCTGTCAAAGAACTCTACCAATTTCTTCAAGATTCAACAGATTTTGTGAAGACTTTACCCAAACCTTTTGTCCAATCATGGTACAAGTTTTTTCATGACGCTAGCTTAAAACAGTATCCTTTTAATTC is a genomic window containing:
- a CDS encoding thermonuclease family protein, whose amino-acid sequence is MAAAMCGVDAPETDQPLGIKSRDKLRELLKNGKVEFYAIEQDRYGRTIAELAVTTGDPKEIFVNEKMVSLGMAYHYAKYSGNCPNKAAIEAAEEVARTGRFGVWRTAGAVKPWDYRKTQN